TCTCGGCCGGAACGACCCAGTTGAAGAGGCCGAGCCGCTCTGCTTCCGCAGCGTCGAGCCGATCCGGAAGGAAATACAACTCTCGCGCCTTGGCGGCGCCCACGAGTTGGGTGAGGAAGAAGGTGCCGCCGTAGTCACCGCTGAAGCCGACGTTGCCAAAGGCGGTGGTGAGCACCGCCCGCTCGGAGGCAATGCGCAGATCGCATGCCATCGCCAGGGAGAAGCCCGCACCTGCGGCTGCGCCAGGCAAAGAGGCAAGCACCGGCTTGGGCATGTCGTAGACCTTGCCCGATGTCGCTCGCTGCGAGAGGCGCTGACGATGGATCGCGGCGTCGATACCTCCGCCCGTCGCTCCCTTGCCCTGGTTCGCTTCGTTCATTGCCTTCACATCGCCACCCGCACAAAAGCCGTTGCCCGCACCCGTCAATACGACGCAGCCGACCTCCGGATCGCCCTCCGCCTCTTCCAATGCACGCGCGAGGCCCTCGAGCATCTCGTTGCTGAAGGCATTGCGGCGCTCGGGCCGGTTCAGCGTGATGGTCGCGACC
This bacterium DNA region includes the following protein-coding sequences:
- a CDS encoding enoyl-CoA hydratase; this encodes MADIRRLDLGTDHVLAEVEDRVATITLNRPERRNAFSNEMLEGLARALEEAEGDPEVGCVVLTGAGNGFCAGGDVKAMNEANQGKGATGGGIDAAIHRQRLSQRATSGKVYDMPKPVLASLPGAAAGAGFSLAMACDLRIASERAVLTTAFGNVGFSGDYGGTFFLTQLVGAAKARELYFLPDRLDAAEAERLGLFNWVVPAEKLAAETRAIASRLAQGPTVAYRYMKENLNRAVAGEMGDCMDLEATHHVHTGFTEDHRNAVKAFVEKKTPVFKGK